A window from Mycobacterium saskatchewanense encodes these proteins:
- the aroQ gene encoding type II 3-dehydroquinate dehydratase — protein sequence MTVQVLNGPNLGRLGRREPDVYGDTTHDELAALIQREAAALGLDAVVRQSDSEAQLLEWIHRAADAGEPVILNAGGLTHTSVALRDACAELSAPLIEVHISNVHAREEFRRHSYLSPVATGVIVGLGIQGYLLALRYLAGSG from the coding sequence GTGACGGTGCAGGTTTTGAACGGCCCCAACCTGGGCCGGCTGGGCCGCCGCGAGCCCGACGTGTACGGCGACACCACGCACGACGAGCTGGCCGCGCTCATCCAGCGCGAGGCCGCGGCGCTGGGCCTGGACGCCGTCGTCCGGCAAAGCGACAGCGAGGCCCAGTTGCTGGAGTGGATCCACCGGGCCGCCGACGCCGGCGAGCCGGTGATCCTCAACGCCGGGGGCCTCACCCACACGTCGGTGGCCCTCCGCGACGCGTGCGCCGAGCTCAGCGCGCCCCTGATCGAGGTCCACATTTCCAACGTGCATGCCCGCGAGGAGTTTCGGCGCCACTCCTACCTGAGCCCGGTCGCCACCGGCGTGATCGTCGGGCTGGGGATTCAGGGCTACCTGCTGGCCCTGCGCTACCTCGCCGGCAGCGGCTAA
- a CDS encoding B-4DMT family transporter: MRSWMLRGLVYAAAMTIVRLIQGTLINAWQTQAGLISVVLLVLFVIGVVVWGLIDGRADARANPDPDRRDDLAMTWLLAGLLAGVLSGAVCWLIALVYKGLYTGGLLNEITTFAAFTALIIFLPGIIGVTVGRWRVDRNPDAHRPAGPGEERADTDVFSAVRGDDAPTGEIPTGAAAAQHEPQTSAVATAEREAPTETLPTHKPAEEARTETLPTSDDAKTEVIRTDATESRHAEPEKD, translated from the coding sequence ATGAGGAGCTGGATGCTGCGCGGGTTGGTGTATGCCGCGGCGATGACCATCGTCCGCTTGATCCAGGGGACGCTGATCAACGCCTGGCAAACGCAGGCCGGACTGATCAGCGTGGTGCTGCTGGTTCTGTTCGTCATCGGCGTGGTCGTGTGGGGCCTGATCGACGGCCGCGCCGACGCCCGCGCCAACCCGGATCCGGACCGCCGCGACGACCTGGCGATGACCTGGCTGCTGGCCGGCCTGTTGGCCGGCGTCCTGTCCGGCGCGGTTTGCTGGCTGATCGCCCTGGTCTACAAAGGCCTCTACACCGGCGGCCTGCTCAACGAGATCACCACCTTCGCGGCGTTCACCGCGCTCATCATCTTCCTGCCCGGCATCATCGGCGTGACCGTCGGCCGCTGGCGCGTCGACCGCAACCCCGACGCGCACCGGCCCGCCGGACCCGGGGAGGAACGCGCCGACACCGACGTGTTCTCCGCCGTCCGCGGCGACGACGCGCCCACCGGGGAGATCCCCACGGGCGCGGCCGCCGCCCAGCACGAGCCGCAGACGTCGGCGGTGGCGACGGCGGAACGCGAGGCGCCCACCGAGACGCTGCCGACCCACAAGCCCGCAGAAGAGGCCCGCACGGAGACGCTGCCGACGTCCGACGACGCGAAAACCGAGGTGATCCGCACGGACGCCACCGAATCGCGGCACGCGGAACCCGAGAAGGATTAG